A section of the Pseudomonas sp. FP453 genome encodes:
- the cysQ gene encoding 3'(2'),5'-bisphosphate nucleotidase CysQ: MSELFLGHPFIAPVIELARQAGEVILPYWRADVAVTAKADDSPVTAADLAAHHLILAGLTALDPSIPVLSEEDADIDQSIRASWQRWWLVDPLDGTKEFIAGSEEFTVNIALIEQGRVVFGVVSMPTIGRCYFGGAGLGAWRSDVNEAPRQIQVRTAPAAGEAFTVVASRRHSSPEQERLLAGLSEGLGELKLANIGSSLKFCLLAEGSADCYPRLAPTSQWDTAAAQGVLEGAGGEVLELSGVPFSYPARESLLNPFFLALPAKAAWRERLLALARS, translated from the coding sequence ATGAGCGAATTGTTTTTAGGCCACCCGTTTATCGCCCCGGTGATCGAGCTGGCGCGTCAAGCCGGCGAAGTGATCCTGCCGTACTGGCGCGCCGATGTGGCCGTGACCGCCAAGGCCGATGACTCGCCGGTGACGGCGGCCGACCTGGCGGCGCACCACCTGATCCTCGCCGGCCTCACCGCGCTGGACCCGAGCATCCCGGTGCTGTCCGAAGAAGATGCCGATATCGACCAGAGCATCCGAGCCAGTTGGCAGCGCTGGTGGCTGGTTGATCCGCTGGATGGCACCAAGGAATTTATCGCCGGCAGCGAAGAATTCACCGTCAATATCGCCTTGATCGAGCAGGGCCGCGTAGTGTTTGGCGTGGTGTCGATGCCCACCATCGGGCGTTGCTACTTCGGCGGTGCGGGCCTGGGGGCGTGGCGTTCGGACGTGAACGAAGCGCCCCGGCAGATCCAGGTGCGCACGGCCCCGGCGGCGGGAGAAGCGTTCACCGTGGTTGCCAGCCGGCGCCACAGCAGCCCGGAGCAGGAGCGTTTGCTGGCGGGTTTGAGCGAAGGCTTGGGTGAACTGAAACTGGCGAATATCGGCAGTTCGTTGAAGTTCTGCCTGTTGGCGGAGGGCAGTGCGGATTGTTATCCGCGCCTGGCGCCGACGTCGCAGTGGGATACCGCCGCGGCCCAGGGTGTGCTGGAAGGTGCGGGCGGCGAAGTGCTGGAGTTGAGCGGTGTGCCGTTCAGTTATCCGGCGCGGGAATCGTTGTTGAATCCGTTCTTCCTCGCGTTGCCGGCGAAAGCGGCATGGCGCGAGCGTTTACTGGCTTTGGCACGCTCCTGA
- the nudE gene encoding ADP compounds hydrolase NudE: protein MRQKPTVLAREIVASSRLFRVEEVQLRFSNGVERTYERLVGRGAGYGAVMIVAMLDDEHAVLVEEYCGGTDEYELSLPKGLIEPGEDVLAAAERELKEEAGYGARQLELITELSLSPGYMSQKIQVVLATDLYEERLEGDEPEPMRVDKVNLRELSQLAQNEQFSEGRALAALYLVRDLLTQRGAFDA, encoded by the coding sequence ATGCGCCAGAAACCCACCGTCCTCGCCCGCGAAATAGTCGCCAGTAGCCGTTTGTTCCGCGTGGAGGAAGTGCAATTGCGCTTCTCCAATGGCGTTGAACGGACCTACGAACGCCTGGTGGGCCGCGGTGCCGGCTACGGCGCAGTGATGATCGTGGCGATGCTCGACGACGAGCATGCGGTGCTGGTGGAAGAGTACTGCGGCGGCACCGACGAATATGAACTGTCCCTGCCCAAGGGCCTGATCGAACCCGGCGAAGACGTGTTGGCGGCGGCCGAGCGGGAGCTCAAGGAAGAAGCGGGCTACGGTGCACGCCAGCTGGAGCTGATTACCGAGCTGTCGTTGTCGCCGGGGTACATGAGCCAGAAAATCCAGGTGGTGCTGGCCACCGATCTCTACGAAGAACGCCTGGAAGGCGATGAGCCTGAGCCGATGCGCGTGGACAAGGTCAACCTGCGCGAGCTGTCGCAGCTGGCGCAAAACGAGCAATTCAGCGAGGGCCGGGCCCTGGCTGCGTTGTATCTGGTACGAGACTTGTTGACCCAGCGTGGAGCGTTTGACGCATGA
- a CDS encoding YiiD C-terminal domain-containing protein → MTHASDDLESVLHHDIPLTREMGLKVRDWQHGRLELHLPLQANINHKSTMFGGSLYCGAVLAGWGWLHLQLREEGIEDGHIVIQEGQISYPLPVTRDATVVCQAPEDKVWKRFVATYKRYGRARLTLETWIVNEGSEDRAVTFTGQYVLHR, encoded by the coding sequence ATGACCCACGCCAGCGATGACCTGGAATCGGTGCTGCACCACGACATCCCCCTGACCCGGGAGATGGGCCTCAAAGTGCGCGACTGGCAACACGGGCGGCTGGAACTGCACCTGCCGTTGCAGGCCAATATCAACCATAAAAGCACCATGTTTGGCGGCAGTCTTTATTGCGGCGCGGTGTTGGCGGGTTGGGGCTGGCTGCATTTGCAGTTGCGTGAGGAAGGGATTGAAGACGGGCATATCGTGATTCAGGAGGGGCAGATCAGTTATCCGCTGCCCGTCACGCGGGATGCGACAGTGGTGTGCCAGGCGCCGGAAGATAAGGTGTGGAAGCGGTTTGTGGCGACCTATAAGCGTTATGGCCGCGCAAGGTTGACGCTGGAGACGTGGATTGTGAATGAAGGCAGTGAGGACCGCGCAGTGACCTTCACCGGCCAGTACGTCCTGCACCGCTGA